One window of Microtus pennsylvanicus isolate mMicPen1 chromosome X, mMicPen1.hap1, whole genome shotgun sequence genomic DNA carries:
- the Gpr82 gene encoding putative G-protein coupled receptor 82 — protein sequence MSNNSTCIQPSMVSTTALPITYMFLCVVGLFGNSLAQWVFLTKIGKKTSTHVYLTNLVTANLLVCTAMPFMGTYFLKGFYWKYQSVQCRLVNFLGTLSMHVSMFVSLLILSWIAISRYATLMKKESLQEATSCYERMFYGHLLKRFRQPNFARKMCTYIWGVVLVIIIPIILYYSVVEATEEGEGQCYNRQMELGASISQTAGLIGTTFIGFSFLVVVTSYYSFVSHLRRVRTCTSITERDLTYRSVKKHLLIIQVLLVVCFLPYSIFKPIFYVLHKRGDCQQLNYLIEAKNILTCLASARSSTDPIIFLLLDKTFKKTLYNVFTKS from the coding sequence ATGAGTAACAACTCGACATGCATCCAGCCCTCCATGGTTTCTACCACAGCTTTACCCATCACTTAcatgtttttgtgtgttgttGGTCTCTTTGGAAACTCACTTGCTCAATGggtatttttaacaaaaataggTAAGAAAACATCAACACATGTCTACCTGACAAACCTTGTGACTGCAAACTTACTTGTGTGCACAGCCATGCCTTTCATGGGTACCTATTTCTTGAAGGGTTTCTATTGGAAATATCAATCTGTACAATGCAGACTGGTCAATTTTTTGGGAACCCTATCTATGCATGTAAGCATGTTTGTCAGCCTCTTAATTTTAAGCTGGATTGCCATAAGCCGCTATGCCACCTTAATGAAAAAGGAATCCTTGCAAGAGGCCACCTCATGCTACGAGAGAATGTTCTATGGTCACTTACTAAAAAGATTTCGCCAGCCCAACTTTGCCAGAAAAATGTGTACTTACATATGGGGAGTTGTGCTGGTCATAATCATTCCCATTATCCTATACTACTCAGTTGTAGAGGctacagaagaaggagaaggacagTGCTACAATCGGCAGATGGAACTGGGAGCCAGCATCTCTCAGACTGCGGGTCTCATTGGAACCACATTTATTGGATTCTCATTTTTAGTAGTAGTGACATCATATTATTCTTTTGTCAGCCACCTGAGAAGAGTAAGGACCTGTACCTCCATTACAGAGAGAGATTTGACCTACAGATCTGTGAAAAAACATCTTTTGATCATTCAAGTCCTCTTAGTTGTTTGCTTTCTTCCATATAGTATTTTTAAACCCATTTTTTATGTTCTGCACAAGAGAGGAGACTGTCAGCAGCTGAATTATTTaatagaagcaaaaaatatcCTCACTTGTCTTGCATCAGCCAGAAGTAGTACAGATCccattatatttcttttattagatAAAACATTCAAGAAGACACTATATAACGTTTTTACAAAATCTTAA